From a region of the Cyclopterus lumpus isolate fCycLum1 chromosome 5, fCycLum1.pri, whole genome shotgun sequence genome:
- the mlnl gene encoding uncharacterized protein mlnl, whose product MSMCRAVAGCLVLACMAALLAERTEGHITFFSPKEMMLMKERKDMEPRSEDGQLEEVTVQQLPRLDRGGNPDQTVEIAVRLSPKQLDHVTPVLEEILHEIEQELEKAK is encoded by the exons ATGAGCATGTGCAGAGCGGTGGCTGGTTGCTTGGTGTTGGCGTGCATGGCGGCGCTGCTggctgagaggacagagggacacATAACCTTCTTCAGCCCGAAGGAGATGATGCTGATGAAG GAGAGAAAAGACATGGAGCCTCGATCGGAGGACGGCCAGTTGGAAGAGGTCACAGTTCAACAGCTTCCTCGGCTGGACCGGGGCGGAAATCCT GATCAAACCGTGGAGATCGCTGTGCGTCTTTCACCCAAGCAGCTGGACCACGTGACTCCGGTGCTGGAAGAGATCCTCCATGAGATCGAGCAGGAACTTGAGAAAG CCAAATAG
- the aqp7 gene encoding aquaporin-7: MKDSVQPVELGVSRRNRVKAAGPRVWIKNEVVRVGLAETLCTYVMMVFGLGSVAQVVTGQGVFGQYLSINLGFGLGVAMGAHVGGKVSGAHMNAAVSFTMCTFGRLGWKMLPLYVFAQLLGSFLAAGTIYGVYYEAIFDYCGGNLTVTGVKATAGIFATYPAPYLSLLAGFTDQVFGTAMLLLCLMALSDQRNKPAAAGCEPVAVGLLVMLIGISLGSNSGYAINPTRDIAPRVFTAIAGWGGDVFRSGNGWWWVPLVAPPIGGVLGAGLYRALVEMHHPPLPEQHAESFPLKKQGNICADI, translated from the exons ATGAAGGACTCGGTGCAGCCGGTGGAACTGGGGGTCTCTCGGAGGAACCGGGTCAAAGCAGCTGGACCCAGAGTCTGGATCAAGAACGAAGTGGTTCGAGTGGGACTCGCTGAAACTCTTTGCACGTACGTCATGATG GTGTTCGGCCTGGGGTCCGTGGCCCAGGTAGTGACAGGACAGGGGGTGTTCGGCCAGTACCTCAGCATCAATCTGGGGTTTGGACTGGGCGTCGCTATGGGGGCTCATGTTGGAGGGAAGGTCTCAG GGGCTCATATGAATGCAGCCGTGTCGTTCACCATGTGCACGTTTGGCCGCCTCGGCTGGAAGATGCTGCCTCTGTATGTGTTTGCACAACTCTTGGGGTCATTCCTGGCCGCAGGGACAATCTATGGGGTCTATTATG AAGCCATCTTCGACTACTGTGGAGGAAACCTGACTGTGACGGGGGTCAAGGCCACGGCCGGTATCTTTGCCACCTATCCTGCTCCCTACCTCTCCTTGCTGGCTGGATTCACTGATCAG GTGTTCGGCACCgccatgctgctgctgtgcctCATGGCTTTGTCGGATCAGAGGAACAAGCCGGCGGCGGCGGGCTGCGAGCCGGTGGCCGTGGGCCTCCTGGTGATGCTCATCGGCATTTCTCTGGGCAGCAACAGCGGCTACGCCATCAACCCCACCAGAGACATCGCACCCAGGGTCTTCACTGCCATCGCAGGCTGGGggggtgatgtgttcag GTCTGGCAACGGGTGGTGGTGGGTGCCTCTCGTCGCCCCCCCCATCGGAGGAGTATTGGGTGCAGGGCTCTACAGGGCCTTGGTAGAGATGcaccacccccccctccctgaaCAGCATGCGGAGAGTTTCCCTCTGAAGAAACAAGGAAACATCTGCGCTGATATCTGA
- the zgc:64106 gene encoding retinol dehydrogenase 12, with translation MVWSALLCHPVWVAFTALLAFVVRVQRRGPWLPRACPVRLRGKTAVVTGANTGIGKFIALDFARRGARVILACRSEARGTAALKEIRDKTGNADVHLRLVDLSSLDSVRGFAERILAEEEALHILVNNAGVSGLPKQITKDGLEVSFATNHLGPFLLTNLLLDLMKRSAPARIVTLASVNHKKGQVDFSHFHGENLTYHMDAIYNHTKLHNVICTKELARRLEGTGVTANSVHPGIVMTEVLRHYPFTVRVIFNLVGFFFFKSAEEGAASSIYCSVAEEMEGITGKYCDSDCSLVLPAPLARDAALGVKDFEISERLTAKL, from the exons ATGGTCTGGTCGGCTCTACTTTGCCACCCGGTCTGGGTCGCGTTCACGGCGCTGCTGGCCTTCGTGGTGCGCGTGCAGCGCAGAGGTCCGTGGCTCCCGCGAGCCTGCCCCGTGCGCCTGAGGGGGAAGACGGCCGTGGTGACCGGAGCCAacacag GGATTGGGAAGTTCATAGCCTTGGACTTTGCCCGTCGGGGGGCTCGTGTTATTCTGGCCTGTCGCAGCGAAGCCCGTGGCACCGCGGCACTGAAGGAGATCAGGGACAAGACCGGGAACGCTGACGTCCACCTGCGCCTGGTGGACCTGTCTTCTCTGGACTCGGTCCGGGGGTTTGCAGAGAGGATCctagcagaggaggaagctctCCACATCCTCGTCAACAATGCGGGCGTATCAG GTTTACCCAAACAGATAACCAAAGACGGGTTGGAGGTTTCTTTTGCCACCAACCACCTGGGCCCGTTTCTGCTCACGAACCTGCTGCTGG ACCTCATGAAGCGCTCTGCTCCGGCGCGCATCGTCACCCTCGCCTCGGTCAACCACAAGAAGGGTCAAGTGGACTTCTCTCATTTTCATGGAGAGAACCTCACTTATCACATGGACGCCATCTACAACCACACCAAGCTGCACAACGTCATCTGCACCAAGGAGCTGGCCCGCAGGCTGGAAGGGACAG gtgtCACAGCTAACTCGGTCCACCCCGGTATCGTCATGACTGAAGTCTTGAGGCATTATCCGTTCACGGTGCGGGTCATTTTCAACCTGGTtggattcttcttcttcaag TCTGCAGAGGAGGGGGCAGCCAGCTCCATCTACTGCTCCGTGGCCGAGGAGATGGAGGGCATCACGGGGAAGTACTGTGACAGCGACTGCAGCCTGGTCCTGCCCGCCCCTCTAGCTCGAGACGCGGCCCTCGGGGTCAAGGACTTCGAGATCAGCGAGAGGCTGACGGCTAAGCTCTGA